Part of the Desulfolutivibrio sulfoxidireducens genome is shown below.
GCAGATGGGCGGGCAGAAGGTCTTCGTCATGGACCTGGCCACCGGGGCGGAAGAGCAGGTCACCTCGGGGCCGGGATCGGATGAAAACCCGTCTTTTTCCCCTGACGGGTATTTCATCGCCTTTTCCTCGACCAGGGGCGGGCAGTCGAAGATCTACATCACCACGCGGCACGGCGCCACGCCGGTCATGGTGCCCACTGGAGACGGCGCGGCCAGGATGCCCTCATGGGGACCCCTGCCCGGGAAATAGCCCGATACCGGCGGGGCGGTCGTTGGCGGCCTTGTCCGGAGGACGTTGGGAATGTGTTTTCGAGCCGATACCCCTGGTGTTTCCGTCGTCCGCGACATGGAGCGCGGCCAGGGGGATGCGGCGAGAAACGGTTGCAATTCTGTGGGGAAGGCGTAAGGAATCTTCCGCCCCTTGGTCCGGGTGCAATGTAAAACCGCACAGGCCGGTAGGTGTATTGCCCAATCGACCTGTATTTTATGCGGCCATCTCTTGAGGAGGAGAAACATGAGAGGAAGGATTCTGAGTCTGTTTTTGGTGGTGCTGATGGTTTCCGCGCTTGGTGTCGGGTGCGCCAAGAAGGGCGCCGGTCCCGGCGACGGTACGGATGCCAGTTGGGAGGAGCAGGAAAGGCAGCGCCTGGAAAAGGAGCGTCAACTGCGCGAGATGCTCGGCCAGGCCAACACCGAACTGTCCCAGATGGTCTATTTCGCCTTCGACAGCTCGTCCTTGACCCCTGAGGCCAGGCAGGTCCTGACCCGCAAGGTCGAGGTGCTGCGCAAGTACCCGCAGGTCAAGCTGGTTATCGAAGGGCATTGCGACGAGCGCGGTACCGCCGAGTACAACCTGGCCCTGGGCGAGCGTCGTGCCCAGGCTTCCGCCCAGTACCTGGTCAATCTGGGTGTCGAGGCTGGCCGTATTTCCACTGTGAGCTACGGCAAGGAACGTCCCCTGGATCCGGGTCACGGCGAATCCGCCTGGGCCAAGAACCGTCGCGACGAGTTTCGCGGAACGCTGTAGACCAGCCGTTTTTTCGTGCCAAAGCGCCGTCCGGCATCCGTCGGGCGGCGCTTTTCGTATTTTTTTCGGCAGGGGGCGGGCTACCGGGTGGCCATGTCGATGGCCGATTCGGTGAGGGAAAACATCCGCGGACCGTGGTCCAGGCCGGCCAGATGCAGGATGCCGTGGCACAGC
Proteins encoded:
- the pal gene encoding peptidoglycan-associated lipoprotein Pal, translating into MRGRILSLFLVVLMVSALGVGCAKKGAGPGDGTDASWEEQERQRLEKERQLREMLGQANTELSQMVYFAFDSSSLTPEARQVLTRKVEVLRKYPQVKLVIEGHCDERGTAEYNLALGERRAQASAQYLVNLGVEAGRISTVSYGKERPLDPGHGESAWAKNRRDEFRGTL